In Brassica napus cultivar Da-Ae chromosome A3, Da-Ae, whole genome shotgun sequence, the sequence TGTCAAAGACACAAAAGGAGGATGATTAGGTTAGGTAACAAGAGAAACATAATGGTCATATACCAAAGTTAGTTAAGCATGCTTAGCTATTCATGGTTGGTCGCTAATCTCATCTTAACATCTATAATGCAGTCGTGTCCGAGTCAGTAACTGTCAGAGGATATTTATATAGAACTTGTGATTGACAGTTAATGACAAATCGATAGCGATGCAGGCAGATCTCAAAAAACAGTTTTTCaacttttttaataaatgatggGGAACAAAGATTAGAGGAGAGAGTATGGGAGGAAGTGGGAGGGGTAAAAGCATAATTTCGAGTGCAAAAAATGAAATGTCACGTTACCTTGTCGGCACAGTGGTGAGAAGAGAACAACCTTCTCTCTTGTCTGTTCACATACATCATTTGTGATGAACAGTCACATATCTTCGCTGTCTGAATCTGCACTCTGTTGATTTTTCTGGAATTTCATTTTAGCTATAACCTTTTTGATAAACATTTAACACCTCCATTTCACCaagtaagttttatttttcctttctttcttaAATGCTTTTGTTTCAAATCTTGGAGACAAAACTTTCAATTTTCTAGGTAGATCTTTATGAGTTTTCATAAAAGATTTGCTGCTTTTATTTATCCTAGAATCAAAACTATTTTAGAGTATTGATCTGGAATATGTGATTTGGAAAATGGTACTCAGAGATTTGGCCCTCAATATGTGATTTGTTTTGAATCATTAGTTCAGATTTGGTTGATTGTGTTTTCAGATCAAATTATCAAAGCTGATGATTGTGCAACAATGACAAATAAGAAGGGATTATTCACTCTACTGAAAAGAGTTTTTATTTCAGAAGCTAACTCagaaaaggtaattcaaaagaTCTCATTCTTCTGCTGGTGAGAGTTTTgatgttcttgtttcattctTTTGTTATGCATTATTTATATgcagaaagaaaagagaagaagatggacATTTTGGAAGCTTAAGGTAAGAAAAAGATTACCTACCATTACTGCACCACCTACAGAGAACGGGACAAGAAACGAATCTCATGAGGAACAGAAGGAGGAAAACGTGTCAGAGGTTGGTGAGGTCAGCCAAGTCTCTTCAAGTCAAAAGTTAGATTCCATAGAAAAGTTAGAAGGTTCAACATCCCCGGAGACTGCTCATCTGGTCGCCCAGTATCAACTGTTTCTAAATAGAGAGGAAGAAGCTCTTGCTGCTACTCGGATTCAGACAGCTTTTCGTGGCCATCTTGTAAGATTCTGTTCCCTTTATCTCACGTGATGGCCTTGTTGATAGTCTACTACTGTAGTTGATGTAATTGTGTTAACTGCTCAGGAACTAGAGTTAGTCTTGTGTTAGTCTAGTACTGTAGTTGATGTAATCGTGTTAACTGCTCAGGAACTAGAGTTAGTCTTGTGTTAGTCTAGTACTGTAGATGATGTAATTGTGTTACTACAGGACACAGCCTTGGCTTTCGAAATTTATAGaggttatataaaaaaaaaaattggttaaatgttttattaaatgtttATGGCTTCCAAAATCTCAGATCCGGTCAATTGCTCAGGAACTAGAGTTTAGTAGATTAACTACATGTTAGATGGAAGTTTAGGCAGAACAGAAACAGCTAGGGATTCTGGATTGGTCTAGGATCTTTGTTTCTGGACAATGTTTGAGAGTGAACTGCTACCAATCATATATGTGAACTACTATGTAGTTTTGAGAAGTAGATGTGCATTTTTTTGTAAGCCTAttgtctttctttctttttttttggtttctcgttagttaataatgttttttgaaACTTCATATCAGGCAAGGAAAGCTCTACGTGCGTTGAAGGGAATAGTAAAGCTCCAAGCATATATAAGAGGCCGTGCAGTGAGACGCCAAGCGATGACTACACTAAAATGCTTGCAATCCGTTGTGAACATTCAGTCACAAGTCTGCGGTAAGAGAACTCAAATTCCTCCCAGAGGCTCTCACAGAGATTACGAAGAGAGCCACATGTTCAGCGAGAACATACTCAAGGTACGTTACGTGATCTAtattaaaaagggggggggggggggaagtaCTGTACTAGTAGGTTAAGATGATATGATATTATCAGGTTGACACAAACGGTCAGAAGAGATGGGACGATAGTCTATTGACAAAGGAAGAGGCGAGAGCTGTGGTCATGAGCAAGAGAGAAGCTGCGTTGAGAAGAGAAAGGATCAAAGAATATGCAGTTACTCACCGGGTATTTCTATCTGTCTATACAGCTTTGTTGGTTTTTGATTGCGTTACAAGTTTCATAATGTCACCTGAAAACTGTTTTATGTAGAAATCCGCGGAGTCGTACCAGAAACGGAGTAACACGAAGTGGAAGTACTGGTTAGATGAATGGGTAGATACTCAAAGAACCAAGAGCAAGGAGTTAGAAGATCTCGACTTGTCTTTAAGAACAAAACCTAAAGAAGAAACTATGAATAAAACTCCAAGGAACTCATCACCGAGAAGATTGGTGAGTAATAGTAATAATCATAAAAGACAAGCTTCAATAAGTGAAGAGGAACCACAAAACCCTGTGGCTGCTGTCACTGTTACTACACCAACTTACATGGTTGCAACAGAGTCAGCAAAGGCAAAGTCAAGATCTCTGAGCTCACCAAGGATAAGACCGAGAAGTTTCGACACGCAGTCAGAGAGTTATTCGCCGTATAAGAACAAGCTATGCCTGACGACTTCGGTGATGAGTGAAGCACCAAGCAGAGTGAGAGTTGGGAATAGCAATGGCAATAACAGTAGGGCAAGTGCATACCAGCAAAGGTCTCCAGGGTTAAGGGGATTTAGCATAGGCCCTTTGAAATCATGCAATAATGGTGGTCTACTGAACGATCTCAGCATTAACTCGGAACGATCTTTACCCAGCTGGAGCAAGCAGAGCAGCTTGAGATGATGAGTGGGACTTTGAGCCCTGTATATACACTTACATACTTTCCAATGTTTCTTTGTTGAGAGGGTCTCACACCCACATGTGTATCATCACATCTTCtttggtttctctttttttttacactgTTTCACTCAATTTCATTTGATTAAGTTGCCCAAGGACAATGTAATGACTATCAATCTTTatgtagaaaagaaaaaagaactaTGAAATAAAAGAAGTTTTCCTTAAGTTTTGTTAAACGAAAACCAATCTGGAGTACTTGACATGTGAAGTCACTAAAACTTCCTTACAGTAACTTGTTCAGCTAAGAAGAATCAAACATAACAGCAAAACCATTTCACAGCTTTGACAAATCTTAGAACCAACTTCTTGTAAGAATTGGTCTACAAACAGAATATATACTGTTACAACGGTGGTCTACTGATGTTGTTGATTGGTGTTTGGTGGAGGGCCTCCAGGCAAAGGCGGTTGCGGCTGCTGCACaaagcaaaaataaagagaatggaTTAGTCGATGAATTTTCATTCAGCTCTACCTTTGCAACATCTAGTCATACCATAGAAACTATTAGCCAGTATGTTTCAAACGAGCCTATCTGTAGTATTCTAACTAACAGTAGTAGAAAAGTGTTTAAAGAGACCTGTTGGAAAGGGTTGTTGTACCCTGGCATCATCTGTGGACGGTTGAAACCACGTCCTTGAGGATACATTGGTCCACCACTGCTTGGTGGTCCTTGAAATGCTCCAGAAGCAGGACCCATATAATGGCCTTGCGACATCTGAGGATTCATACCCCCTTGCATTCCCTGATCCAACAACAAGTGACGATATTAATCTCTCTTTCAGTAGAAAAGTATGAGAATACTAATGTCACTCAAACAAAAAGAACGATCCAAAGGCTTAAGTTGTGGTCGAATTACAAGAGATCAAAGAGCCATACCATTGGTCCGGGCATCTGATGAGGCATAGGCATTGATGAAGGTGGCATGTGACCGTGAGGAGGCATTTGCATAGGCCGGggatgatgaggatgaggatgtaATGGCATATGAGACGATGGTGGTCGCTGAAGATGAGGCATATTGGGCATTGGAGGGATTTGCTGGGGATGACCTTGGTGgtggtgttgttgttgctgaTACCCTTGCTGCTGGCCACTCCCTATAAGCGATGGGTGGGGACCAGGTGGCAGCGGAGGAGCCATGCCACCTGGAAGAGGCTGTTTATGTTCCCCTTGAGAGGATCCATCAAATGACATTGCTATTCCAATTCCAGGGATGGTCCCCTCATTACGTGTCAGCCCAGGAACAAATGCTCCAGGAGTTGGCGATGCCTCAGATGGTTGGAAATTATCAGGCATGCGATTGCCAAAACCTTGTTCATTATAGCCTGATATATATTACACTAATTAGTACACACAAATTACAAACTTCAGTTCatacacaaaaaataaataaaaagtttctGGCGATAATACAACTTGAATGTACGGGTCCCACCAGTTAAGCTTATCAGAACATCCTTACTATTTACTCAGTTACTCATATGGACAAGGGCATAATATTCGCACACCACCTATACACTTATGCCTACAAAAAAATCAGATATCAATAGCACATAAAAACCTTGGTTCTGCATAGTAAGAGCATCTCGAGGATTATCCCCAGGCCTGTTTCTGCACCAAAACTTGGTTGTGTGATCGTTGCTACCACTGCACAGaatagggggggggggggggggggggggggggggggatcaGTAATCTGGTGTTAACCACAGGCCATCATAAAATAAAACTGTTAAAGAACTCAGGCATCAGGTAATCGTACTACCTGCAAAGAAGATATCCAATAGGATGCCATGCAAGATCCCAAACACTGTTATCATGAGCATTTGGGATTTCAATCTGCGGGTTTTCATGTCTGAAAATTAAGAGTAGTTTCATATTTAGACACACCTCaaacaaaaccacaaaatcaaagTTAGAGAAAGATGCTACTAGCATGCAGATGCGACATGACTGGATATAAAATGTACAAGGAACATGATATGACAAATCATCATAAATGATTTAAATCAACTGAAGTACCTACCCCACAATCCAATGACAAATGGATCCGTCAAGGCTCCCACTAACAAAGTATTCTTCGTGGGATGGATGCCACGCCAAAGCTTTAAAAGAGGTCAACAACTTTTGATAAGAAACAGTTGAAACTAAGAAATGTCGAAGAAAGTAATGAGAACCGTCATGGGACATTAACAAAAGAACGGGtacaataataatattttgacgGCATATACACTTTAGAGTCCTAGCCAGTGTACAGAAACGCAATGTCTACAGGCAATTTGCCTGCTATCACGTGTTTTGAAGACATAACGATTACAAAATTTGACAGCTTACATGTTACATCTTTCGTATGCCCACCGAAGGATTCAAGCTCTTTCATAGTCCTTATATCATACAGCTGCAGATAACATGCATAGGTGTCATACAAATGCTTCCACGAAATGCAAGGAAAATATCTTGTTTACAAATCGACACGCGCAAAGAAAACGAGCTCACCTTAATTATTTGATCTTTCGAGGCTGTTAAAAGCAAATTGCCATTTTGGTTCCACTTCACACTAAGCACCATGTTTTTGTGACCATGACTGCAAAAGTGAGAATAAGGATCAAATTCGTCAAAGCTTTGACCCTGAAATTATTAATaggataaaaatacattttgtaTCACTTACAGTGAGCAAAGCTCTCTCGCAGTTCTGGCATCCCAGATTTTGACAAGTTGATCTTTCCCacctgaaaataaaaattaaaaccgtTAATAACCTATTGATACGCCACCGAGAGAAGGTCGGAAGTATAAGACTGTTTCCATAAATATTCCATTATTCAAAATCAGAGTTCTATAAATGATGTACCAGAAACTAGTAGGGACTTTGTGGGGTGCCAGTCGACGCACTTGACATCCCAACCATGGCCTGCCTGAGTTCAAAATATAAAGAACCCCTTGGTCACACTTCAATAACTCTCAGAAttcatacaaattaaaaaaacagtaACATCACGCCTCTAAAAGGATAGAAAACTTGTCTAGACACGAGTTTTACATGGCGACACCAAAGCACATCTCAATACCACCGTTTTCTATGAGGCCTAAGGATCGAGTTCTAATAACACAT encodes:
- the LOC106431943 gene encoding flowering time control protein FY; this encodes MYGGGDSMQQQQLPPMQNQHHVAAGGPPMHPPPMMRHPSASSTNINPDYHHPSAPNPFDSHVDSFGAKRMRKHTQRKAVDYTSTVVRYIQARTWQRDSRDMTSLQPTPAAAVDMLPPVAYSDNPSTSFAAKFVHSSLNKNRCSINCVLWTPSGRRLITGSQSGEFTLWNGQSFNFEMILQAHDQPIRSMVWSHNDIWMVSGDDGGTLKYWQSNMNNVKANRTAHKESIRDLSFCKTDLKFCSCSDDTTVKVWDFTKCQEEITLTGHGWDVKCVDWHPTKSLLVSGGKDQLVKIWDARTARELCSLHGHKNMVLSVKWNQNGNLLLTASKDQIIKLYDIRTMKELESFGGHTKDVTSLAWHPSHEEYFVSGSLDGSICHWIVGHENPQIEIPNAHDNSVWDLAWHPIGYLLCSGSNDHTTKFWCRNRPGDNPRDALTMQNQGYNEQGFGNRMPDNFQPSEASPTPGAFVPGLTRNEGTIPGIGIAMSFDGSSQGEHKQPLPGGMAPPLPPGPHPSLIGSGQQQGYQQQQHHHQGHPQQIPPMPNMPHLQRPPSSHMPLHPHPHHPRPMQMPPHGHMPPSSMPMPHQMPGPMGMQGGMNPQMSQGHYMGPASGAFQGPPSSGGPMYPQGRGFNRPQMMPGYNNPFQQQPQPPLPGGPPPNTNQQHQ
- the LOC106431945 gene encoding protein IQ-DOMAIN 11, whose translation is MTNKKGLFTLLKRVFISEANSEKKEKRRRWTFWKLKVRKRLPTITAPPTENGTRNESHEEQKEENVSEVGEVSQVSSSQKLDSIEKLEGSTSPETAHLVAQYQLFLNREEEALAATRIQTAFRGHLARKALRALKGIVKLQAYIRGRAVRRQAMTTLKCLQSVVNIQSQVCGKRTQIPPRGSHRDYEESHMFSENILKVDTNGQKRWDDSLLTKEEARAVVMSKREAALRRERIKEYAVTHRKSAESYQKRSNTKWKYWLDEWVDTQRTKSKELEDLDLSLRTKPKEETMNKTPRNSSPRRLVSNSNNHKRQASISEEEPQNPVAAVTVTTPTYMVATESAKAKSRSLSSPRIRPRSFDTQSESYSPYKNKLCLTTSVMSEAPSRVRVGNSNGNNSRASAYQQRSPGLRGFSIGPLKSCNNGGLLNDLSINSERSLPSWSKQSSLR